Proteins encoded by one window of Gordonia jinghuaiqii:
- a CDS encoding acetyl-CoA acetyltransferase: MRIDPRTPVLVGGGQVNERDGGVEPVDLIVRAAREAAAQAGAPKLLEVVDAVRVVGLLSWRYRDPGALVANRIGATPKRTGYTGNGGSTPQVLVNDAAEDIAAGRADVILIGGAESWRTRMKLRARGERPAWTRQDDSVPPAEIVVPDVPMEAESERRIGLDRPSFVYPLFEQALRISAGRGIVEHAQHLGALWSSFSEVATTNPYAWTQRSYVATELATASENNRWISTPYLKLLNSNNMVDQGAALILCSAGAAERLGVPRSEWVFPHSGTESKDTDAVAARGALDRSAAIRIGAHRALELARLGIDDVSFLDIYSCFPSAVQVAAIELGLDPSGTQRPLTCTGGLTFAGGPWNNYSTHAIATVASRLRESPGTYGLVTANSGYLTKHAFGVYSTEPPEGGFRRENVQAEVDAEPTTAVAETHHGGAEIESWTVAFGREGEPDKAFVAARVPGGARTLAVVTDRGDLDEFADAEMAGRSLRVEESGTARLD, from the coding sequence ATGAGAATTGATCCCCGTACACCTGTCCTCGTGGGGGGTGGGCAGGTGAACGAACGAGACGGTGGGGTCGAACCCGTCGATCTGATCGTGCGTGCCGCACGAGAGGCCGCAGCGCAGGCCGGCGCGCCCAAGCTGCTCGAGGTCGTCGACGCGGTGCGTGTGGTGGGTTTGCTCTCCTGGCGCTACCGCGATCCCGGTGCGCTCGTGGCGAACCGCATCGGCGCGACACCGAAGCGCACCGGTTACACGGGCAACGGTGGCAGTACTCCACAGGTGCTGGTCAACGACGCCGCCGAGGACATCGCCGCGGGACGGGCCGACGTCATCCTGATCGGCGGTGCGGAGTCCTGGCGGACGCGGATGAAGTTGCGTGCCAGGGGTGAGCGTCCGGCGTGGACCAGGCAGGACGACTCGGTGCCGCCGGCCGAGATCGTCGTGCCCGACGTGCCCATGGAGGCCGAGAGCGAGCGTCGGATCGGGCTGGACCGCCCGTCGTTCGTCTATCCGCTGTTCGAGCAGGCGCTGAGGATCTCGGCCGGTCGGGGCATCGTCGAGCATGCTCAGCACCTCGGCGCGCTCTGGTCGTCGTTCAGTGAGGTGGCCACGACGAACCCGTACGCCTGGACGCAGCGGTCCTACGTCGCCACCGAACTGGCGACGGCGTCGGAGAACAACCGCTGGATCTCGACTCCCTACCTGAAGTTGCTCAACTCCAACAACATGGTCGACCAGGGCGCCGCCCTGATCCTGTGCTCGGCCGGGGCCGCGGAGCGACTCGGTGTGCCTCGCTCGGAATGGGTGTTCCCGCACAGCGGTACCGAATCGAAGGATACCGACGCCGTCGCGGCACGCGGAGCGCTCGACCGGTCGGCGGCGATCAGGATCGGCGCACACCGCGCCCTGGAACTGGCCCGCCTGGGGATCGACGACGTCTCGTTCCTGGACATCTACTCCTGCTTCCCGTCCGCGGTGCAGGTGGCCGCCATCGAGCTGGGGCTCGATCCGAGTGGTACTCAGCGACCCCTCACCTGCACCGGTGGCCTCACCTTCGCCGGTGGACCGTGGAACAACTACAGCACGCACGCCATCGCCACGGTGGCGTCGCGGCTGCGGGAATCGCCGGGCACCTACGGTCTGGTGACCGCGAACAGCGGGTACCTCACCAAGCACGCCTTCGGCGTGTACAGCACCGAGCCTCCGGAAGGCGGCTTCCGGCGTGAGAACGTCCAGGCCGAGGTGGACGCCGAGCCCACGACGGCGGTGGCCGAAACCCATCACGGTGGAGCCGAGATCGAATCCTGGACAGTCGCTTTCGGCCGGGAGGGTGAGCCCGACAAGGCGTTTGTCGCGGCGCGGGTGCCGGGCGGTGCGCGGACGCTGGCGGTGGTCACCGACCGGGGGGACCTCGACGAGTTCGCCGACGCCGAGATGGCCGGCCGCTCGCTGCGGGTCGAGGAGTCCGGGACGGCCCGGCTCGATTGA